In a single window of the Desulfovibrio mangrovi genome:
- a CDS encoding sigma-54-dependent transcriptional regulator, translating into MPSKAHILIIDDEEAIRFSLRGILEDEGHTVSEAETGEAGLDMLVVEQPDLVFLDIWLPGMDGLTVLGKIKDRDSSLPVIMISGHGNIETAVNAIKRGAHDFIEKPLSLEKVVIAAAKALEFHNLRKENQALKSRIASEQTVTVTGESAPIVKLREQIQRVAPTDAWVLITGENGTGKEIAARSIHAQSKRKDKALVAVNCAAIPEELIESELFGHEKGAFTGADQAKTGKFELADNGTLFLDEIGDMSMKTQAKILRILQEQSFERVGGNKTMHVNVRVIAATNKNLEEEIQKGNFREDLYYRLRVFPLSLPPLRSRGEDILTLIREFHDTMVREHGFRPISFSKDAERCLLAYPWPGNVRELKNFVERMLIMFAGQTVDVLDLPPEFASTPPVAASSPTTDTGAIELGAVDFKAARNAFEAAFLESKLKEFDGNISKLAEAIGLERSYLYRKLKSYNIQTAE; encoded by the coding sequence ATGCCGAGCAAAGCGCACATACTGATCATAGACGACGAAGAAGCCATACGTTTTTCCCTTCGGGGCATTCTTGAAGATGAAGGCCATACGGTATCGGAAGCGGAAACCGGCGAAGCCGGACTGGACATGCTGGTTGTGGAACAGCCGGACCTTGTCTTTCTGGACATCTGGTTGCCCGGCATGGACGGGCTTACCGTGCTGGGCAAGATCAAGGATAGGGACAGCTCCCTGCCAGTGATCATGATCTCCGGCCACGGGAACATCGAGACCGCGGTCAACGCCATCAAGCGCGGGGCTCACGACTTCATCGAAAAGCCCCTCTCGCTGGAAAAAGTTGTCATTGCCGCTGCCAAGGCACTGGAATTTCACAACCTGCGCAAGGAAAACCAGGCGCTGAAAAGTCGCATCGCCAGCGAACAGACAGTCACCGTGACAGGAGAGTCCGCCCCTATCGTCAAGCTGCGCGAGCAGATCCAACGCGTCGCGCCCACGGATGCATGGGTTCTCATCACCGGCGAGAACGGAACCGGCAAGGAAATTGCCGCCCGCTCCATCCATGCCCAGTCAAAGCGCAAGGACAAGGCACTGGTAGCCGTGAACTGCGCGGCCATTCCGGAAGAACTCATTGAAAGCGAACTCTTCGGCCACGAAAAAGGGGCCTTCACCGGTGCGGATCAGGCCAAGACCGGCAAATTCGAACTGGCTGACAACGGCACCCTGTTCCTGGACGAAATCGGCGATATGAGCATGAAGACGCAGGCCAAAATCCTGCGCATCCTGCAGGAGCAAAGCTTTGAGCGGGTTGGCGGCAACAAGACCATGCACGTTAACGTCCGTGTCATCGCCGCCACCAACAAGAATCTGGAAGAGGAAATCCAGAAGGGCAACTTCCGTGAAGACCTCTACTATCGCCTGCGGGTCTTCCCCCTCTCGCTGCCTCCGCTACGCAGCCGGGGAGAAGACATTCTCACCCTGATCCGCGAATTTCACGACACCATGGTCCGCGAGCACGGCTTCAGGCCCATCAGCTTCTCCAAGGATGCCGAGCGCTGCCTGCTCGCCTACCCATGGCCCGGTAACGTACGTGAATTGAAGAACTTCGTGGAACGCATGCTCATCATGTTTGCCGGCCAGACCGTGGACGTACTCGACCTGCCGCCGGAATTCGCATCAACCCCCCCTGTGGCAGCCTCGTCCCCCACGACGGATACGGGCGCCATCGAATTGGGCGCTGTAGACTTCAAGGCCGCGCGCAATGCCTTTGAAGCGGCTTTTCTGGAATCCAAGCTCAAGGAATTCGACGGCAACATAAGCAAACTGGCGGAAGCCATCGGACTTGAGCGGAGCTATCTCTACCGCAAGCTCAAATCATACAATATTCAGACTGCCGAGTAG
- the gpmA gene encoding 2,3-diphosphoglycerate-dependent phosphoglycerate mutase yields MHTLVLLRHGQSAWNLENRFTGWTDVDLSPAGEQEAKDGARLIQEAGLSFDVCYTSVLKRAIRTLNIVQEELDLLWLPVYRHWRLNERHYGALQGLNKAETAREYGDEQVLIWRRSYDTPPPALTPDDARFPGKDPRYAEVTPDELPLCESLKDTVARVLPYWHETIAPAMRSGKRVLIAAHGNSLRALVMHLDAMTPDAIMKLNIPTGLPLVYELNDDLSPIRHYYLGDPAEAEARANAVAAQGKAR; encoded by the coding sequence ATGCATACCCTCGTCTTGTTGCGACACGGACAAAGTGCCTGGAATCTTGAAAACCGCTTTACAGGATGGACCGACGTGGACCTCAGCCCTGCCGGAGAGCAGGAAGCGAAGGACGGCGCACGGCTCATTCAGGAAGCAGGGCTGTCCTTCGATGTCTGCTACACCTCGGTACTCAAACGTGCCATCCGCACACTGAACATCGTGCAGGAGGAGCTGGATCTGCTCTGGCTGCCCGTGTATCGCCACTGGCGGTTGAACGAACGGCATTACGGCGCGCTGCAAGGTCTGAATAAGGCTGAGACTGCACGTGAATACGGCGACGAGCAGGTGCTCATCTGGCGGCGAAGCTACGATACGCCGCCTCCGGCCCTGACCCCGGATGATGCCCGTTTTCCCGGCAAGGACCCCCGCTATGCAGAGGTAACGCCGGACGAACTGCCGCTGTGCGAAAGCCTCAAGGACACGGTTGCCCGCGTGCTGCCATACTGGCACGAAACAATCGCCCCCGCCATGCGCTCCGGCAAACGCGTACTCATTGCCGCTCACGGAAACAGCCTGCGGGCGCTGGTCATGCATCTGGATGCCATGACGCCTGATGCCATCATGAAACTGAACATCCCCACCGGCCTGCCACTGGTATATGAGCTGAACGACGACCTTAGCCCCATCCGCCATTATTACCTCGGCGACCCTGCTGAAGCGGAAGCCAGAGCCAACGCCGTGGCGGCACAGGGCAAGGCGAGGTAG
- a CDS encoding ABC transporter ATP-binding protein has protein sequence MLKLTNVNTYYGNIHALRDINLHIEQGEIVTLIGANGAGKSTTLMSICGGTPPRSGEITFEGKLLHKMRANEIVRLGISQVPEGRLIFPELTVMENLDLGAFLRNDKEGIKRDLDYVFDLFPILAQRQKQQGGTLSGGEQQMLAISRALMSKPRLLLLDEPSLGLAPIIIQQIFDIIRKVNEGGTTVFLVEQNANQALKIAHRGYVMENGRITLEDSAASLLSNDDVKKAYLGL, from the coding sequence ATGCTTAAGCTTACCAACGTCAACACCTACTACGGCAATATTCACGCCCTGCGCGACATCAACCTGCACATTGAGCAGGGCGAAATCGTCACGCTTATCGGCGCCAACGGCGCAGGCAAGTCCACCACGCTCATGTCCATCTGCGGCGGCACTCCGCCCCGCTCCGGCGAGATCACCTTCGAAGGCAAGCTGCTTCACAAGATGCGCGCCAACGAGATCGTACGCCTCGGCATCAGTCAGGTACCGGAAGGCCGACTGATCTTCCCCGAACTGACGGTCATGGAGAATCTGGATCTCGGCGCATTCCTGCGTAACGACAAGGAAGGCATCAAGCGCGACCTTGATTACGTGTTCGACCTCTTCCCCATTCTGGCTCAGCGCCAGAAGCAGCAGGGCGGCACGCTTTCAGGCGGCGAACAGCAGATGCTGGCCATTTCCCGCGCACTCATGAGCAAGCCCCGCCTGCTGTTGCTGGACGAACCTTCTCTGGGCCTTGCCCCCATCATCATCCAGCAGATCTTCGACATCATCAGGAAGGTTAACGAAGGCGGCACCACCGTGTTCCTCGTGGAGCAGAACGCCAACCAGGCGCTCAAGATCGCTCACCGCGGATACGTGATGGAGAACGGCAGAATCACGCTTGAGGATTCCGCTGCCAGCCTGCTTTCCAACGATGACGTGAAAAAGGCCTATCTGGGTCTGTAA
- a CDS encoding ABC transporter permease subunit produces MQELKKSLLVSVWFMFLTLPLMVIRVNTIENTVEWRWMNMVYIAVGSFILSFVWRWALRRKELVKTAPATTSAKPSFTDRLGSDKRFTFTVYSGALALFMIMPWLVSTYQTNIFISFLLYVILGLGLNIIVGVAGLLFLGHAAFYAIGAYTYALLNHYFGIGFWVALPIGGVMAALAGVALAFPVLRLRGDYLAIVTLGFGEIVRLVLENWSDLTGGPSGISSIHRPGLMGQELTVAGANIYIYYIVLVMAIITIIAVQRLKDSRIGRALQALREDEIACQAMGIDRVNTKLMAFGLGTAWAGFAGVIFAAKTTFINPASFTFFESAIILSIVVLGGMGSNLGVILGSAFLVLMPEYLRAFSEYRMIIFAVAMVLMMIFRPQGLIAPKGKKYTVNDPSLADEGGKA; encoded by the coding sequence ATGCAAGAACTGAAAAAATCGCTACTCGTCAGCGTTTGGTTCATGTTCCTCACCCTGCCGCTCATGGTGATTCGTGTAAACACCATTGAAAACACGGTAGAGTGGCGGTGGATGAATATGGTTTATATCGCCGTGGGGAGCTTCATCCTCTCCTTTGTCTGGCGCTGGGCTCTGCGCCGCAAGGAACTGGTCAAGACCGCCCCTGCGACCACCTCGGCCAAGCCCTCCTTCACCGACCGGCTGGGCTCGGACAAGCGCTTCACCTTCACGGTTTACAGCGGCGCGCTGGCGCTGTTCATGATCATGCCGTGGCTGGTGAGCACCTACCAGACCAACATCTTCATCTCCTTCCTGCTGTACGTGATTCTCGGCCTTGGCCTGAACATCATCGTCGGCGTGGCTGGCCTGCTCTTCCTTGGTCATGCAGCCTTCTACGCCATCGGCGCTTACACCTACGCCCTGCTGAACCACTATTTCGGCATAGGCTTCTGGGTCGCCCTGCCCATCGGCGGCGTGATGGCAGCTCTGGCCGGTGTGGCTCTGGCCTTCCCCGTACTGCGTCTGCGCGGCGACTACCTCGCCATCGTCACGCTTGGCTTCGGCGAAATCGTCCGGCTGGTTCTCGAAAACTGGAGCGATCTGACCGGCGGTCCCTCCGGCATTTCCAGCATCCACCGTCCCGGCCTGATGGGCCAGGAACTGACCGTTGCCGGTGCCAACATCTACATCTATTACATCGTGCTGGTCATGGCGATTATCACCATCATCGCCGTACAACGCCTCAAGGATTCCCGTATCGGCCGAGCACTGCAGGCCTTGCGTGAAGACGAAATCGCCTGTCAGGCCATGGGCATCGACCGCGTGAACACCAAACTCATGGCGTTCGGTCTCGGCACCGCATGGGCCGGTTTTGCGGGCGTTATCTTTGCGGCCAAAACCACGTTCATCAACCCCGCGAGCTTCACCTTCTTCGAATCCGCCATCATCCTCTCCATTGTGGTACTGGGCGGCATGGGGTCGAACCTCGGCGTCATTCTGGGCTCCGCATTCCTCGTGCTCATGCCCGAATATCTGCGCGCCTTCTCCGAATACCGCATGATCATATTCGCGGTTGCGATGGTGCTGATGATGATCTTCCGCCCGCAGGGGCTCATCGCCCCCAAGGGTAAAAAATACACGGTGAACGATCCAAGTCTCGCCGATGAAGGAGGGAAGGCGTAA
- a CDS encoding ABC transporter ATP-binding protein, whose protein sequence is MATVLDVRSLSKNFGGLRALNDVDMKIDAGEIVALIGPNGAGKTTFFNCITSIYVPTEGEVRFTPKGSSETVIKGMKPNLVTELGMARTFQNIRLFKNMTVLENVMIARHCRTKAGILGALLRTPAVRKEEQEIVDRSYDLLKYIGLHKHYNDLACNLPYGEQRRLEIARALATEPSLLLLDEPAAGMNPQETAALKQLVLRIRDELDMAILLIEHDMSMVMSLSERIYVMEYGCMIAHGTPAEISKDPRVIKAYLGEDHA, encoded by the coding sequence ATGGCTACCGTACTCGACGTCCGTTCCCTCTCCAAGAACTTCGGCGGCCTGCGCGCCCTCAACGACGTGGACATGAAGATCGACGCCGGTGAAATCGTGGCCCTTATCGGCCCCAACGGTGCCGGCAAGACCACCTTCTTCAACTGCATCACCAGCATCTACGTCCCCACGGAAGGCGAAGTGCGCTTCACCCCCAAGGGCAGCAGCGAAACCGTGATCAAGGGCATGAAGCCCAACCTTGTTACCGAACTGGGCATGGCCCGTACCTTCCAGAACATCCGCCTGTTCAAGAACATGACCGTTCTTGAAAACGTGATGATAGCACGCCACTGCCGCACCAAGGCAGGCATCCTTGGCGCGCTGCTGCGAACCCCGGCGGTGCGGAAGGAAGAGCAGGAAATCGTGGACAGAAGCTACGACCTGCTCAAATACATCGGCCTGCACAAGCATTACAATGATCTCGCCTGCAACCTGCCCTACGGCGAACAGCGCCGTCTGGAAATCGCCCGCGCCCTCGCGACGGAGCCTTCGCTCCTTCTTCTGGACGAACCGGCAGCAGGCATGAACCCGCAGGAAACCGCAGCGCTTAAGCAGCTTGTCCTGCGTATCCGCGACGAACTGGATATGGCCATTCTGCTCATCGAACACGACATGAGCATGGTCATGAGCCTTTCAGAGCGCATCTATGTCATGGAATACGGCTGCATGATCGCGCATGGCACCCCTGCCGAGATCAGCAAGGACCCCCGAGTCATCAAGGCGTACCTGGGAGAGGACCATGCTTAA
- a CDS encoding TIGR01777 family oxidoreductase, translating to MRAVILGGSGFIGTALSGLLLDKGWQVVIPSRNPEKGRFLIPQGHSMDVSFVLWDGNDPHTLAKYCEGADAIINLAGENIATARWTEEQKQRIRLSRVQTGEVLIKALNVLTVLPEVLVQGSAIGYYGGSQTLAGPDAYTEFSPSGEGFLASVAKDWEASTVEAEQMGIRRIITRTGVVLGPNEGALQKFLPPFRYFAGGPLGTGQQGFSWIHRDDTAGAIAHLIENKDCAGPYNLTAPTPVTMRDFCSALGRVMNRPSWLPVPGFMLRLMLGEMAEELVLQGQFALPGRLSGTGYNFRFTDLEDALRNILTS from the coding sequence ATGCGTGCAGTCATTCTCGGCGGAAGCGGATTCATCGGCACGGCACTCTCCGGCCTCCTGCTGGACAAGGGATGGCAGGTCGTCATCCCATCCCGCAATCCCGAAAAAGGACGCTTCCTCATTCCGCAGGGACACTCCATGGACGTTTCCTTTGTCCTCTGGGACGGAAACGATCCCCATACACTGGCCAAGTATTGCGAAGGCGCCGATGCCATAATCAACCTCGCGGGTGAAAACATAGCCACCGCGCGCTGGACCGAAGAACAGAAACAGCGAATCCGCCTGTCACGTGTTCAGACAGGGGAAGTACTGATCAAGGCGCTCAACGTATTGACCGTGCTGCCCGAAGTGCTGGTACAGGGATCGGCCATCGGCTACTACGGCGGCTCACAGACGCTGGCTGGCCCTGACGCCTATACCGAGTTTTCTCCCTCCGGCGAAGGGTTCCTCGCCTCCGTGGCCAAAGACTGGGAAGCATCCACTGTCGAAGCTGAACAGATGGGCATACGCCGCATCATTACCCGCACCGGCGTAGTACTGGGACCGAACGAAGGGGCGCTGCAAAAGTTCCTCCCCCCCTTCCGCTACTTCGCAGGTGGCCCGCTGGGAACCGGCCAACAGGGTTTTTCGTGGATCCACCGCGACGATACTGCCGGAGCGATCGCTCATCTCATTGAAAACAAGGACTGTGCCGGGCCATACAATCTCACCGCCCCCACTCCTGTCACCATGCGCGACTTCTGCAGCGCGCTGGGCCGGGTCATGAACCGGCCGTCATGGCTTCCCGTTCCCGGATTCATGCTCCGCCTCATGCTCGGCGAAATGGCAGAGGAACTGGTACTGCAAGGACAGTTTGCGTTGCCCGGAAGGCTTTCCGGAACCGGCTACAACTTCCGCTTCACCGATCTGGAAGATGCCCTTCGCAACATTCTGACGTCATGA
- a CDS encoding sensor histidine kinase has translation MTARETQNGHNSDDNVGQTTQDAAHRDTIRVSVADTRERKRRQRELILAAVAFLMVVALTWVELTYFGVDSYFFLGLFNLNFILLLLVLFIVIRNGVKLMLERRRRVLGSRLRTRLVLAFMCLSLFPTVLMFLVSARFVQTSVDYWFKNQVEHSMEQALEVGQSIYADSRDRLKHRSEFMIQEIISRRFAWGGKAMDEYLSNKLTEYDLTLVGVIRPDKQEQNWHGPKDISNVWEETKARINWDSLENQPLFWSLIWPGSDADYAVGVMPVDEGKTGYLVLVESVGQGVMFRLDRIVRGVEEYKKLKTLKHPLKVTLYFVLGVLTLLIILGAMWFGFRLAKELAAPILALAEGTERIARGDLAVRLEDTSTDELGVLVQSFNRMAEDLEQSRSRLTDANIKLGRQNFEKEQRNRYIEAVLDNIAAGVISLDASGSISTLNKAASAIFSVEARNLIGLSARELLQGEYAELVDDMYLHFTSMPESLWQRQVDLSVGGRELKLLVNAVGLPSRDSGEYGVVIVFEDITELEKMQRMAAWREVAKRIAHEIKNPLTPIKLSAQRLQRKYGKDVGDPVFDQCTDLIVRQVEHLQQMVQEFSAFAKLPEVTPKPDQIEPLVEELVSLFRHSHSHIEWELKFLSAIPTIPMDREALHRAFLNIISNAAEVLQGRDNPKVSVTLRHDKQLGLIRVDIADNGPGLTKEERSRLFEPYFSRKKGGTGLGLTIVKSIVSDHRGYVRANHAENGGTIVTVELPVA, from the coding sequence ATGACCGCGCGCGAAACACAAAACGGACACAACTCGGATGACAACGTCGGGCAGACCACCCAAGATGCTGCCCACCGCGACACCATCCGCGTAAGCGTTGCGGATACGCGCGAGCGCAAGCGCCGCCAGAGGGAGCTGATCCTTGCGGCCGTCGCCTTTCTGATGGTCGTGGCCCTTACGTGGGTTGAACTCACGTATTTCGGGGTGGACTCATACTTTTTTCTCGGCCTGTTCAACCTGAACTTCATTCTCCTGCTGCTGGTTCTGTTCATCGTTATCCGCAACGGCGTGAAGCTCATGCTGGAACGCCGCCGCAGAGTGCTCGGTTCCCGGCTTCGCACGCGCCTTGTGCTGGCCTTCATGTGCCTGTCCCTCTTCCCCACGGTACTCATGTTTCTGGTCAGCGCCCGTTTTGTGCAAACCTCCGTGGATTACTGGTTCAAAAATCAGGTAGAGCACTCCATGGAACAGGCGCTGGAGGTTGGCCAGTCCATCTATGCGGATTCACGGGACAGGCTGAAGCACCGCAGCGAGTTCATGATTCAGGAAATCATCAGCCGCCGCTTCGCATGGGGCGGCAAGGCCATGGATGAGTACCTTTCCAATAAACTGACCGAATACGATCTCACCCTCGTGGGCGTCATCCGCCCCGACAAGCAGGAGCAGAACTGGCACGGGCCAAAGGATATTTCCAACGTCTGGGAAGAAACCAAGGCCCGCATCAACTGGGACAGTCTTGAGAATCAGCCCCTTTTCTGGTCGCTCATATGGCCGGGGTCAGACGCGGACTACGCCGTAGGAGTTATGCCGGTTGACGAAGGCAAAACCGGCTATCTGGTGCTGGTGGAAAGCGTGGGGCAGGGAGTCATGTTCCGGCTGGACCGCATCGTGCGCGGCGTTGAGGAATACAAGAAGCTCAAAACGCTGAAACATCCACTCAAGGTCACGCTGTATTTCGTGCTCGGTGTGCTCACCCTGCTCATCATTCTCGGCGCCATGTGGTTCGGCTTCCGGCTTGCCAAAGAACTGGCCGCCCCCATACTTGCGCTGGCCGAAGGTACGGAGCGCATCGCCCGGGGCGACCTTGCAGTGCGTCTTGAAGACACCTCCACCGACGAACTCGGCGTGCTGGTGCAGTCATTCAACCGCATGGCCGAGGACCTTGAACAGAGCCGCTCGCGCCTTACTGACGCCAATATCAAGCTGGGGCGCCAGAATTTCGAAAAGGAACAGCGCAACAGATACATAGAAGCCGTGCTGGACAACATTGCCGCCGGCGTCATTTCGCTGGACGCCTCCGGCAGCATTTCCACGCTCAACAAGGCCGCTTCCGCCATCTTCAGCGTGGAGGCGCGCAACCTCATTGGCCTGAGCGCCCGCGAACTGCTGCAGGGAGAGTATGCCGAACTGGTGGATGACATGTACCTGCATTTCACGTCCATGCCGGAGTCTCTCTGGCAGCGGCAGGTGGATCTTTCCGTCGGCGGCCGGGAACTGAAGCTGCTGGTCAACGCGGTGGGCCTGCCCTCGCGCGACTCCGGAGAATACGGCGTTGTCATCGTGTTCGAAGACATCACCGAACTGGAAAAAATGCAGCGCATGGCCGCATGGCGCGAGGTCGCCAAACGCATCGCCCATGAGATCAAGAATCCGCTCACGCCCATCAAGCTCTCCGCACAGCGCTTGCAGCGCAAATACGGCAAGGATGTGGGCGATCCGGTTTTCGACCAGTGCACCGACCTCATCGTTCGTCAGGTGGAACACCTGCAGCAGATGGTGCAGGAGTTCTCCGCCTTCGCCAAACTGCCCGAAGTCACGCCCAAGCCCGACCAGATTGAACCGCTTGTCGAAGAGCTGGTTTCGCTGTTCCGGCACAGCCACAGCCACATCGAATGGGAACTCAAGTTCCTTTCGGCCATCCCCACCATCCCCATGGACAGAGAGGCCCTGCACCGTGCCTTCCTGAACATCATCAGCAATGCGGCCGAGGTCCTGCAAGGCCGCGACAATCCCAAAGTCTCGGTCACGCTGCGGCATGACAAGCAACTCGGCCTGATCCGGGTAGACATTGCGGACAACGGCCCGGGCCTCACCAAGGAAGAACGCTCACGCCTGTTCGAGCCCTATTTCTCCCGCAAAAAAGGTGGTACGGGGCTTGGCCTGACCATCGTAAAGTCCATTGTCAGCGACCACCGCGGCTATGTGCGAGCAAATCACGCTGAAAATGGAGGAACCATTGTCACTGTAGAGCTTCCTGTGGCATAA
- a CDS encoding DUF4390 domain-containing protein yields the protein MTNIAHHRLSLHAGLLLLIMTLTTLLCPLHSAAADQQLHLRDFVLDNSEGQIAVRFGIGFSELDPLRLMLKEGSQVTLDCEATLSEPGTLWLASTLTRQQFTSVLTYDVLTREYVIVHENDTTLHKNTSLIKLLENTWEKLTINLGQLAALERGRDYRVELNIRIKNDNVPPWLTKTLFFWSWDIAPSMHYSMNFTF from the coding sequence ATGACAAACATCGCACACCATCGCCTCTCACTACATGCAGGCCTTCTCCTGCTCATCATGACGCTGACGACGCTGCTGTGTCCGCTCCATTCCGCCGCAGCCGACCAGCAACTGCACCTGCGCGATTTTGTTCTCGACAATTCCGAGGGACAGATTGCCGTCCGTTTCGGTATCGGTTTTTCTGAGCTGGATCCCCTGCGCCTCATGCTCAAGGAAGGCTCTCAGGTCACGCTTGACTGCGAAGCCACCCTTTCAGAACCCGGCACTCTTTGGCTCGCAAGCACCCTGACCCGACAGCAGTTCACCAGTGTGCTCACCTACGACGTGCTCACCCGCGAATATGTCATCGTGCATGAAAATGACACCACGCTGCACAAGAACACCAGCCTCATCAAGCTGCTTGAAAACACTTGGGAAAAGCTGACCATCAACCTCGGCCAGCTTGCCGCGCTGGAACGGGGACGGGACTACCGCGTGGAGCTGAACATCCGCATCAAGAATGACAACGTTCCCCCGTGGCTCACCAAGACCCTCTTCTTCTGGTCCTGGGACATCGCCCCATCCATGCACTATTCCATGAATTTCACCTTCTGA
- a CDS encoding HD domain-containing phosphohydrolase — MQDKPITILLVEDEPVIALDIRRRLQQLGYSTLVTVTSGEEAVQRAESIAPDIILMDIILSGSLDGIDAAALLRKQISAPVIYLTAHADEATLRRAMITEPFGYILKPFEDRELHTCIEMALYKHRMESDIRNKERWFATTLRSIGDAVITLDGSGFVTIINAAAARIFEITEERATGRLFSDQFRVRDDSTGQIITTRTIQASNGQYTQPSPATVETRSGRIVPVDISVSGTIDPLDQTTGSVIVLRDATDRKRSEEVLRTSLGQLRRTFEQTVLALAVTAEKRDPYTAGHQTRVAKLACAIADLLGLHSESIEAVRVAGTLHDIGKIYIPAEILAKPGKLTGLEMDLMRTHTTVGRDILSQISFPWPVADIVHQHHERLDGSGYPNGLSAKDILQEAKILAVADVVEAMSSHRPYRPSLGLPPALDELRSGIGTAYDKDAAEACIALFDVGFTFPKD, encoded by the coding sequence ATGCAGGATAAACCGATCACCATACTCCTCGTCGAAGATGAGCCAGTCATAGCGCTGGACATACGCAGACGATTGCAGCAGCTCGGCTACTCGACGCTGGTGACGGTCACCTCCGGCGAAGAGGCGGTGCAACGCGCCGAATCCATTGCTCCGGACATCATTCTCATGGATATCATCCTGAGCGGTTCCCTTGACGGTATCGACGCCGCGGCGCTGCTGCGCAAGCAGATTTCGGCTCCCGTCATCTACCTTACGGCACACGCAGACGAAGCGACCCTGCGGCGCGCCATGATTACGGAACCCTTCGGCTACATTCTCAAACCGTTCGAAGACCGCGAACTGCACACCTGCATTGAAATGGCGCTCTACAAGCACAGAATGGAAAGCGACATCCGCAACAAGGAACGCTGGTTCGCCACAACCCTGCGCAGCATCGGCGACGCCGTCATCACGCTGGATGGTTCAGGCTTTGTGACCATCATCAACGCTGCCGCCGCCCGCATATTCGAAATCACGGAAGAACGGGCCACCGGCAGACTGTTTTCCGACCAGTTCAGGGTGCGGGACGACAGCACGGGGCAGATCATCACCACCCGCACCATACAGGCCAGCAACGGACAATACACTCAGCCCTCGCCGGCCACCGTGGAGACCCGCTCCGGCAGGATAGTGCCTGTGGACATCTCGGTTTCCGGAACGATTGACCCATTGGACCAAACCACCGGTTCGGTCATCGTGCTGCGTGACGCGACCGACAGGAAACGGTCGGAAGAGGTGCTCAGAACCAGTCTGGGCCAACTGCGCCGCACCTTTGAACAGACCGTGCTGGCGCTTGCCGTCACTGCGGAAAAGCGCGACCCCTACACTGCAGGGCACCAGACCCGAGTGGCCAAACTCGCCTGCGCCATTGCCGACCTGCTGGGCCTGCACAGCGAATCCATTGAGGCCGTCCGCGTTGCCGGAACCTTGCATGACATTGGAAAAATTTACATCCCCGCAGAAATCCTGGCAAAACCGGGAAAACTCACCGGACTGGAAATGGATCTGATGCGCACCCATACCACGGTTGGGCGCGACATTCTCAGCCAGATCAGCTTCCCCTGGCCAGTAGCAGATATCGTACACCAGCACCACGAGCGGCTGGACGGTTCCGGCTATCCCAATGGACTATCAGCGAAGGATATTCTACAAGAAGCAAAGATACTTGCCGTGGCAGATGTGGTAGAGGCCATGTCCTCCCATCGTCCATACCGCCCCTCACTGGGGCTGCCGCCCGCACTGGATGAATTGCGCAGCGGTATTGGAACCGCCTACGACAAGGATGCCGCCGAAGCCTGCATAGCCCTGTTCGATGTCGGCTTCACCTTTCCGAAGGACTGA